One part of the Stigmatella aurantiaca genome encodes these proteins:
- a CDS encoding adenylate/guanylate cyclase domain-containing protein — protein sequence MWLIVNPGLSTEQPLQLPEGHSTIGRTGENTFRVLHLSLSRRHARLEREGTRVVLVDLGSKNGTLVQGARVERYELRDGDSFQCGDVLFKLTSVLEVVEPTHIQDLKTRFSLPSMEELLERERTVGSQSALKVRQARQAALRSAEKLEVLLKVSQLLSSAGPIDGLLERIAQLVFQILDVDRVVILLVDALSGELRPRVARFLTGEVPSGAFYSQHVVDYVRTHSVAALFADALDDPRLTGADSVMLQSIRSAMCVPLKPQDTVLGVLYVDNLARVNGFTEEDLEFLTAFGNQAAIALENSLLSERLAEEAALRTAYLRFFPPPVIKKLRSARGAPLDIVETEVTVLFSDITGFTSLSSTLHPRQVVDLLNEYFPVMADIVFRHEGTLEKYIGDALMAVWGAPFSQPDDADRALRAAVEMQRALADLNAHWREQGRPEIQIHVGLNTGRVAAGNIGSEHYLQYATIGDATNVASRICDATNPAEICLSEATLQRCQACTWPLTKLPPIQVKGKQEPLTLYRLEWRDAPLR from the coding sequence ATGTGGCTCATCGTGAACCCAGGGCTGTCCACTGAGCAGCCGCTCCAGCTGCCCGAGGGACACTCCACCATCGGCCGCACCGGCGAGAACACCTTCCGGGTGCTCCACCTGAGCCTGTCCCGCCGCCACGCACGCCTGGAGCGGGAGGGCACACGCGTGGTGCTGGTGGACCTGGGAAGCAAGAACGGGACGCTCGTGCAAGGCGCGCGCGTCGAACGTTACGAGCTCCGGGACGGCGACTCCTTCCAGTGTGGCGACGTGCTCTTCAAGCTCACGTCCGTTCTGGAGGTGGTGGAGCCCACGCACATCCAGGACTTGAAAACGCGCTTCTCCCTGCCCTCCATGGAGGAGTTGCTGGAGCGGGAGCGGACCGTCGGCAGCCAGTCGGCCCTGAAGGTCCGGCAGGCCCGGCAGGCCGCCCTGCGCTCCGCCGAGAAGCTGGAGGTGCTGCTCAAGGTCAGCCAGCTCCTGTCCTCCGCGGGCCCCATCGACGGGTTGCTGGAGCGCATCGCCCAGCTCGTCTTCCAGATCCTCGACGTGGACCGGGTGGTCATCCTGCTGGTGGACGCCCTCAGCGGTGAGCTGCGCCCCCGGGTGGCCCGCTTCCTCACGGGCGAGGTGCCTTCCGGGGCCTTCTACAGCCAGCATGTCGTCGACTACGTGCGCACCCACTCTGTGGCGGCGCTCTTCGCGGATGCCCTGGATGATCCCCGGCTCACGGGGGCCGATTCCGTCATGTTGCAGTCCATCCGCTCGGCCATGTGCGTGCCGCTCAAGCCCCAGGACACGGTCCTCGGCGTGCTCTATGTGGACAATCTGGCCCGGGTCAACGGCTTCACCGAGGAGGACCTGGAGTTCCTCACCGCCTTCGGCAACCAGGCCGCCATCGCGCTGGAGAACTCGCTGTTGTCCGAGCGCCTGGCCGAAGAGGCCGCGCTGCGCACCGCCTACCTGCGGTTCTTCCCTCCTCCCGTCATCAAGAAGCTGCGCAGCGCGCGGGGCGCGCCCCTGGACATCGTCGAGACGGAGGTGACCGTCCTCTTCTCGGACATCACCGGCTTCACCTCGCTGTCCTCCACCCTGCACCCCCGCCAGGTGGTGGACCTGCTCAACGAGTACTTCCCCGTCATGGCCGACATCGTCTTCCGCCACGAGGGGACGCTCGAGAAGTACATCGGCGATGCGCTGATGGCGGTGTGGGGCGCGCCGTTCTCCCAGCCCGATGACGCGGACCGGGCCCTGCGCGCGGCGGTGGAGATGCAACGCGCGCTGGCGGACCTGAACGCCCACTGGCGCGAGCAGGGCCGGCCCGAGATTCAGATCCATGTCGGGCTCAACACGGGCCGCGTCGCCGCGGGCAACATCGGCTCCGAGCACTACCTGCAGTACGCCACCATTGGCGATGCAACCAACGTCGCCAGCCGCATCTGCGATGCCACGAATCCGGCGGAGATCTGCCTCTCCGAAGCCACGCTCCAGCGCTGCCAGGCGTGTACGTGGCCCTTGACGAAGCTGCCGCCCATCCAGGTCAAGGGCAAGCAGGAGCCCCTGACCCTCTACCGGCTGGAGTGGCGGGACGCGCCCTTGCGCTGA
- a CDS encoding c-type cytochrome has protein sequence MKTRFALVLALSVAASAQADDVADVWKAKCKSCHGDDGKAKTKVGEREKIGDMSLPEWQKNHSDEKIRQAITEGVSGSKMKGYKDKLSTEEIDALVKYVRGLQAK, from the coding sequence ATGAAGACGCGGTTTGCCCTGGTACTGGCCCTCTCCGTCGCCGCGAGCGCACAGGCGGATGATGTGGCTGATGTATGGAAGGCTAAGTGCAAGTCGTGCCACGGCGACGATGGCAAGGCGAAGACCAAGGTGGGCGAGCGGGAGAAGATCGGCGATATGTCCCTGCCCGAGTGGCAGAAGAACCACTCGGACGAAAAGATCCGCCAGGCCATCACCGAAGGCGTCTCCGGGAGCAAGATGAAGGGCTACAAGGACAAGCTCAGCACGGAGGAGATCGACGCGCTGGTGAAGTACGTCCGGGGCCTCCAGGCGAAATAA
- the cglD gene encoding adventurous gliding motility lipoprotein CglD, with protein MKMRRMLYVSLLLPVLMTAAACSSDIVDPKPDGGGGGVVPPPPPPPLPTDPNDPKNDTKDTDCDGLSDKVEFETVRDGGKTDPGQRDTDNDGLPDGLEVGVTQPVAGTSCPNLLLDSDPRRQTDPLNFDTDGDGLWDGKEDANKNGKADNEETNPLMKDTDCDGLIDGPTQGAVKGEDQNADGKKDANETDPRRFDTDGDGISDGVESGVTVSPDPVTCANIFIPDASPGTTTNPVNPDSDGDGIPDGAEDTNQNGGVDPGELDPNAGDATGPVGQVCTVNNLRPVTFQSEDGADLKLALPPTFTEVTQIKVGNEVKGLVGYDSSTKVAFLAFRRAAPAGATDPLGDEEELRPAINGKGALTNRTAQVFKTWDGFNAVQAFYDQSGASTDLKRRTDQLVDALVPGSTGRLSQEAAGVNGDFRLQALFVHRSNDSVVVLVAVVPLASVTGANRSSTAAFSSKDLSDGSALAQFGEPTAVQCERFQLEAAKVDFIFVVDDSGSMASSQDALAATASAAVDSLNASSLDWRMTLVSSSYHYGTSWSNAGTIRRFTRNVNKVKSWLTSGSNCVNNVCSGVPTTPEAAACPGALKPPSEDETGKSIEGANGGCSVGIAGSGNEGVLGAARKVINDITPGTEPTEAESNLRARKDATLVVVLLGDADDQTLKDVNNGIENCGSGGTKEREGSACEPVQTFINFFGSVTSPVTPTNKTGSLITVHGIICPGGSYCGCGAGQTCTGTSSSREFNPQAGGVSKARNAAVVNATGGVIGSIIDNNSIRVSMDAIIADAIGNAGYKTLKPPIGASLKVALSEVRDANVCNANNVPRSTVNGFDFDGSARTLSLFGACRPANENSQAAVSYQYWIDQEKDPNGGVPCQDDPDYDETEQDHCDDLLACNEPTDTCVCPSNCSDTCGAGTRCDEALCACVPVIG; from the coding sequence ATGAAAATGAGAAGAATGCTTTATGTCTCGCTGCTGCTTCCGGTCTTGATGACCGCGGCCGCATGCAGTTCGGACATTGTGGATCCCAAACCGGACGGAGGAGGAGGGGGCGTGGTGCCGCCGCCGCCACCACCGCCGCTGCCGACGGATCCGAATGATCCCAAGAACGACACGAAGGACACCGACTGTGACGGCCTGAGTGACAAGGTCGAGTTCGAGACGGTGCGCGATGGAGGGAAGACGGATCCGGGCCAGCGGGATACGGACAATGACGGTCTGCCCGACGGACTCGAAGTGGGTGTCACCCAGCCGGTCGCGGGCACCTCGTGCCCCAATCTGCTGCTGGACTCGGACCCTCGCCGGCAGACGGACCCGCTCAACTTCGACACGGACGGAGACGGGCTGTGGGACGGGAAGGAGGACGCGAACAAGAACGGCAAGGCGGACAATGAGGAGACCAATCCGCTGATGAAGGACACGGACTGTGACGGACTCATCGACGGTCCGACCCAGGGTGCCGTGAAGGGCGAGGACCAGAACGCGGACGGGAAGAAAGACGCCAACGAGACCGATCCCCGCCGTTTCGACACGGATGGGGACGGCATCTCGGACGGAGTGGAGTCGGGCGTCACCGTGAGCCCGGATCCGGTCACCTGCGCCAACATCTTCATTCCGGATGCGAGCCCCGGGACGACGACGAACCCGGTGAACCCGGACTCGGACGGTGATGGCATCCCCGACGGCGCGGAGGACACCAACCAGAATGGTGGGGTGGATCCTGGAGAACTGGATCCCAACGCAGGCGACGCGACGGGGCCCGTGGGCCAGGTGTGCACGGTCAACAACCTGCGTCCGGTGACCTTCCAGTCCGAGGATGGCGCGGACCTGAAGTTGGCCTTGCCTCCGACGTTCACGGAGGTGACGCAGATCAAGGTGGGGAACGAGGTGAAGGGGCTGGTGGGCTATGACAGCAGCACGAAGGTGGCGTTCCTGGCCTTCCGCCGCGCGGCACCGGCGGGCGCCACGGATCCGCTCGGGGATGAGGAAGAGCTGCGTCCTGCTATCAACGGCAAGGGCGCACTGACCAACCGCACCGCGCAGGTGTTCAAGACGTGGGACGGCTTCAACGCGGTGCAGGCCTTCTACGACCAGTCGGGAGCCAGCACGGACCTCAAGCGCCGGACGGATCAACTGGTGGATGCGTTGGTGCCTGGCAGTACGGGCCGCCTGAGTCAGGAGGCCGCGGGGGTGAACGGTGACTTCCGCCTCCAAGCGCTCTTCGTGCATCGCTCGAACGACAGCGTGGTGGTGTTGGTGGCCGTGGTGCCCCTGGCCAGCGTGACGGGAGCCAACCGCAGCTCGACCGCGGCCTTCTCGTCCAAGGACCTGTCCGATGGTTCCGCGCTCGCGCAATTCGGCGAGCCCACGGCGGTGCAGTGTGAGCGCTTCCAGTTGGAAGCGGCGAAGGTGGACTTCATCTTCGTCGTGGACGACAGCGGCTCGATGGCAAGCTCGCAGGATGCGCTTGCTGCTACGGCCAGTGCCGCGGTGGATTCGCTCAATGCCTCGTCATTGGACTGGCGAATGACGCTTGTCTCGTCCTCGTATCACTACGGGACCTCATGGTCCAACGCAGGCACGATTCGGCGCTTTACCCGCAACGTGAACAAAGTGAAATCATGGCTCACGAGCGGTAGCAATTGCGTGAACAATGTCTGCAGCGGGGTTCCTACAACCCCCGAGGCCGCAGCTTGCCCCGGGGCTCTTAAACCCCCCAGCGAGGATGAGACCGGCAAGTCCATCGAAGGTGCGAATGGTGGTTGTTCGGTGGGAATCGCGGGAAGCGGTAACGAAGGAGTGCTCGGCGCGGCAAGGAAGGTCATCAATGATATCACCCCAGGAACGGAGCCGACCGAGGCAGAGTCGAATCTCCGTGCCCGTAAAGACGCCACGCTCGTGGTCGTGTTGCTCGGGGACGCGGATGACCAGACGTTGAAGGATGTGAATAACGGTATCGAGAATTGCGGCTCGGGTGGAACCAAGGAGAGGGAGGGGTCTGCTTGTGAGCCTGTTCAGACCTTCATCAACTTCTTCGGCAGCGTGACGTCGCCGGTCACTCCCACCAACAAGACAGGCAGTCTCATCACCGTTCATGGCATCATCTGCCCGGGTGGCAGCTACTGTGGGTGCGGTGCAGGGCAAACGTGCACGGGCACGAGTTCCAGCCGTGAATTCAACCCCCAGGCTGGAGGCGTATCGAAGGCCCGCAACGCCGCGGTGGTCAATGCCACGGGTGGAGTGATTGGCTCCATCATCGACAACAACTCCATCCGGGTATCGATGGACGCCATCATCGCGGATGCCATCGGGAACGCGGGTTACAAGACCCTCAAGCCGCCCATCGGTGCGTCCCTCAAGGTGGCGCTGAGCGAGGTGCGCGACGCAAACGTCTGCAACGCCAACAACGTGCCTCGAAGCACCGTCAATGGCTTCGACTTCGACGGCAGCGCGCGGACCCTCTCGCTCTTTGGTGCGTGCCGTCCTGCCAACGAGAACTCCCAGGCCGCGGTGTCGTACCAGTACTGGATTGATCAGGAGAAGGATCCCAACGGCGGCGTGCCCTGCCAGGACGATCCGGACTATGACGAGACCGAGCAAGATCACTGCGACGATCTCTTGGCCTGCAACGAGCCCACCGACACGTGCGTTTGCCCGTCCAACTGCAGTGACACGTGCGGCGCAGGGACTCGGTGTGACGAGGCGCTGTGCGCCTGCGTGCCCGTCATTGGCTGA
- a CDS encoding HYR domain-containing protein — protein sequence MEQARDTHDRVRGRTGHPWRKRLFAALMALGTGGCSETTAPGQQVSGQEASPLSEACDAQPPFEPNFEPELQWAWTGSQQAPEFNQVMMTPVVIDVSGDGVPDIVFSTFKNGSGDAIWKEGVLRAISGDDGRDLWANTDPAHRIKAASSITAGDIDNDGLVEICGIPSDGRGIICYENDGTFKFRTAPDAFDYNEWGGPSLADLDGDGKVEILDGNRVYSHTGTLKWVGADGMGGAENTGPVSFAADIDGDGKQEVINGRSIYRHNGSAYCPSAPIPHGFAAVGNFDEDAKAEIVVSGHGQVSLLDDTCQVLWTSPVPGGGHGGSPNIGDFDNDGVPEIGLPGTNAYSVLDSDGKLLWKSPTQELSSGKTGSTAFDFEDDGKLEIIYADEVRLRIYDGATGQVRFETNHSSSTTHENPVIADVDNDFAAELVVATNDTAYPGYHGIRVYHDKKEGWAHTRRIWNQHAYSITNITDDGRIPAQPTRHWLQSFLNAFRSNVAGYLGDSPLLLPELSTFAVTAQCAENGALLLSTTVANMGAGTVPTGLKVAFYRGNPASGGTRLGVAVLSEALPSGASREATLPLNPSPGGTFEIFAVADDDGMGAGRDTECDETNNSASATIDLSCQETPANLPPVALCQDVTVSANATCQGTASIDNGSHDPDNQPAPFSVSEAPKGPFGLGSHSVTLTATDGEASAQCVGTVTVVDTTKPEVSCPAATTLESCSPQGTAVTFAAATAQDNCGEAPVTCSHASGATFPVGTTPVSCSAQDGSGNTASCGFNVTVTGDTAKPSVSCPASKTVETCAPAGAAVTFEPPSSTDNCGAAPVSCSHASGSKFPVGTTPVSCSAKDGSGNTASCGFDVKVTGDTTPPAISCPLSVEAKVGLGQIGVAVNFATSATDTCGPAPVTCSHAPGLLFLLGLTPVTCTATDASGNQASCNFGVRVRLDLSLP from the coding sequence ATGGAACAGGCACGAGACACCCATGACCGTGTACGAGGGAGAACCGGACACCCCTGGCGCAAGCGACTCTTCGCCGCGCTCATGGCGCTAGGGACCGGAGGGTGTAGCGAGACCACGGCCCCCGGGCAGCAGGTGAGCGGCCAGGAGGCGAGCCCCCTCTCGGAGGCTTGCGACGCGCAGCCGCCCTTCGAGCCGAACTTCGAGCCCGAACTGCAGTGGGCCTGGACGGGCAGCCAGCAAGCCCCCGAATTCAACCAGGTGATGATGACGCCGGTGGTCATCGACGTGAGCGGCGATGGCGTCCCGGACATCGTCTTCAGCACCTTCAAGAATGGCTCGGGGGACGCCATCTGGAAGGAAGGGGTGCTTCGGGCCATCAGCGGAGACGATGGGCGGGACCTCTGGGCCAACACCGACCCGGCCCACCGCATCAAGGCGGCCTCCAGCATCACCGCAGGAGACATCGACAACGATGGCCTGGTGGAGATCTGCGGCATTCCCTCCGACGGCCGCGGCATCATCTGCTACGAGAACGACGGCACCTTCAAGTTCCGCACGGCGCCGGACGCCTTCGATTACAACGAGTGGGGCGGCCCCTCGCTGGCGGACCTCGACGGCGATGGCAAGGTGGAGATCCTCGACGGCAACCGGGTCTACAGCCACACGGGCACGCTGAAGTGGGTGGGGGCGGACGGCATGGGCGGCGCCGAGAACACCGGCCCGGTGTCCTTCGCGGCCGATATCGACGGGGACGGCAAGCAGGAGGTCATCAACGGCCGCTCCATCTACCGGCACAATGGCTCGGCCTACTGCCCCTCCGCGCCGATTCCCCATGGCTTCGCGGCGGTGGGGAACTTCGATGAGGACGCGAAGGCGGAGATTGTCGTGTCGGGCCATGGCCAGGTGAGCCTGCTTGACGACACCTGCCAGGTGCTCTGGACGTCGCCTGTGCCCGGGGGTGGACACGGGGGCAGCCCCAACATTGGAGACTTCGACAACGACGGCGTGCCGGAGATCGGCCTGCCCGGCACGAACGCGTACAGCGTGCTGGACTCGGATGGGAAGTTGCTGTGGAAGAGCCCCACGCAGGAGCTGAGCTCCGGCAAGACGGGCTCCACCGCGTTCGACTTCGAGGATGATGGGAAGCTGGAAATCATCTACGCGGACGAGGTGCGGCTGCGCATCTATGACGGGGCCACCGGCCAGGTCCGCTTCGAGACGAACCACAGCTCCAGCACCACGCACGAGAACCCGGTCATCGCGGACGTGGACAACGACTTCGCGGCGGAGCTGGTGGTGGCCACGAACGATACGGCCTATCCGGGCTACCACGGCATCCGCGTGTACCACGACAAGAAGGAGGGCTGGGCCCACACGCGGCGCATCTGGAACCAGCACGCCTACTCCATCACCAACATCACCGACGATGGCCGGATCCCCGCCCAACCCACGCGGCACTGGCTGCAGTCCTTCCTCAATGCCTTCCGCTCCAACGTCGCCGGCTACCTGGGCGACAGTCCCCTGTTGCTTCCGGAGCTGAGCACCTTCGCGGTGACGGCTCAGTGCGCCGAGAACGGGGCGCTGCTCCTGAGCACCACCGTCGCGAACATGGGGGCTGGCACGGTGCCCACGGGGCTGAAGGTGGCCTTCTACCGGGGCAATCCCGCCTCGGGTGGAACCCGGTTGGGGGTGGCCGTGCTCAGCGAAGCGCTTCCCTCGGGGGCCAGCCGCGAGGCCACCCTGCCGCTGAATCCGTCTCCGGGAGGCACCTTCGAGATCTTCGCCGTCGCGGATGACGACGGGATGGGCGCGGGCCGCGACACCGAGTGCGATGAGACCAACAACAGCGCCTCCGCGACGATTGACCTGAGCTGCCAGGAGACCCCGGCCAACCTGCCACCCGTGGCCCTCTGCCAGGATGTCACCGTCTCCGCGAACGCCACGTGCCAGGGCACCGCCAGCATCGACAACGGCAGCCATGATCCGGACAACCAGCCGGCGCCCTTTTCGGTCTCCGAGGCGCCGAAGGGCCCCTTTGGCCTGGGCTCCCACTCCGTCACCCTGACGGCCACCGATGGGGAGGCCAGCGCCCAGTGCGTGGGCACCGTCACCGTGGTGGACACCACGAAGCCCGAGGTGAGCTGCCCGGCCGCCACCACGCTCGAGAGCTGCTCGCCCCAGGGCACCGCCGTCACGTTCGCGGCCGCCACGGCCCAGGACAACTGCGGCGAGGCCCCTGTCACCTGCTCGCACGCCTCAGGTGCCACCTTCCCGGTGGGTACTACGCCCGTGTCCTGCTCCGCGCAGGATGGCTCGGGCAATACGGCAAGCTGCGGCTTCAACGTCACGGTGACCGGGGATACGGCGAAGCCGTCCGTGAGCTGCCCTGCCTCCAAGACGGTGGAGACCTGCGCTCCCGCGGGAGCAGCCGTCACGTTCGAGCCTCCTTCGTCCACCGATAACTGCGGTGCGGCGCCGGTGTCCTGCTCGCACGCCTCGGGCTCCAAGTTCCCGGTGGGCACCACGCCCGTGTCCTGCTCCGCGAAGGATGGCTCGGGCAACACGGCAAGCTGCGGCTTCGACGTGAAGGTGACCGGCGACACGACGCCACCAGCCATCAGCTGCCCGCTGTCGGTGGAGGCCAAGGTGGGGCTTGGGCAGATCGGCGTGGCGGTCAACTTCGCCACCTCGGCCACCGATACCTGCGGCCCGGCCCCCGTTACCTGCTCACATGCCCCGGGGCTTCTCTTCCTACTGGGGCTGACGCCCGTTACCTGCACTGCGACGGATGCGTCCGGAAACCAGGCCTCGTGCAACTTCGGGGTCCGGGTGCGCCTGGACCTCAGCCTGCCGTAG